A part of Chloroflexota bacterium genomic DNA contains:
- a CDS encoding GGDEF domain-containing protein, protein MNSVNVSTFICDRRKDLEYVMADGLRLCSWTEIKNLRDIFNDKSLGKLQLLFDTCDTDRAAMNWELWPMMPIPYSKVYCSVLAWLRLVIVRISDQPLESFFFDLEVNENKSASIFFPVPEDEATDGTNFSRLNNELASLQRSLQRKNIKVEELNERLEVLATIDSLTGLFNRRAVLGRAESELSRAKRTKLYFGLAIVDIDDMQKINEQYGEAVGDQCLIELARTLNITTRSYDGAGRIGGDEFLIYFALPSKIQFRPVLERVHERISKIEIKVADDKNIPIKASIGAVGLAAAKYPNIKVSELLVQAFEAVYQSKELGKFQVILNVYED, encoded by the coding sequence ATGAATTCAGTAAATGTTTCCACCTTTATCTGTGACCGCCGAAAAGACCTTGAATATGTCATGGCTGATGGGCTGCGGCTGTGTTCCTGGACTGAAATTAAGAACCTGCGGGATATCTTCAATGATAAATCGCTGGGGAAATTGCAGCTATTATTCGACACCTGCGATACTGACCGGGCTGCGATGAATTGGGAGCTTTGGCCGATGATGCCAATCCCATACAGCAAGGTCTATTGTTCGGTGCTGGCCTGGCTAAGGCTGGTGATCGTCAGGATCTCAGATCAACCCCTCGAATCCTTTTTCTTTGATTTAGAAGTCAATGAAAATAAGTCCGCTTCGATCTTTTTCCCTGTCCCGGAGGATGAGGCCACCGATGGCACTAATTTCTCCAGACTGAATAACGAATTGGCCAGCCTTCAGCGATCGCTGCAAAGGAAGAATATCAAGGTTGAAGAGTTGAATGAGCGGCTGGAGGTTCTGGCCACCATTGATTCTCTGACAGGGCTGTTTAACCGTCGGGCTGTTTTGGGGCGTGCTGAAAGTGAGTTATCTCGGGCAAAACGCACGAAGCTATATTTCGGCCTGGCCATTGTTGACATTGATGATATGCAGAAGATCAACGAGCAATATGGTGAAGCGGTGGGGGACCAGTGTCTGATTGAACTGGCGCGGACCCTTAACATCACCACCCGGAGCTATGACGGCGCTGGCCGGATCGGTGGGGATGAATTCCTGATCTATTTTGCCTTGCCCTCCAAGATTCAATTCCGGCCCGTTTTAGAAAGGGTGCATGAACGGATCAGCAAGATTGAAATTAAGGTGGCAGATGATAAGAACATTCCCATCAAGGCCTCAATCGGGGCCGTGGGGCTGGCAGCGGCGAAATATCCCAACATCAAGGTCTCAGAACTGTTGGTGCAAGCCTTCGAGGCAGTCTATCAGTCCAAGGAATTGGGAAAATTCCAGGTCATATTGAACGTCTATGAAGATTGA
- a CDS encoding N-6 DNA methylase, whose product MTHPITTYLNSIQDSYDTRTATEHTYRSALEDLIEALGDDIRAINEPAHVQCGAPDLAIWRGDFIIGHIEAKDVDIPLDREERTEQLQRYRQALENLILTNYLEFRWYVKGEIRQTVQIARLDSRGNLQFETGSREALSNLLTDFLLHQPQSISSPRELAERMARLTHLIRDAIVSAFDSGTASDTLTGWRQAFASVLIPDLDQPEHLGQFADMFAQTLSYGLFTARIMHQTGDFNRHTAQGYIPKTNPFLRDFFRYITGPDLPQEPYGGYVEDLIQLLALSDMHAILADFGRGNRQDDPMMHFYETFLAAYDPQLREKRGVYYTPMPVVSFIVRSVDELLKTRFDLPRGLADITRLPDGTPKVLVLDPAVGTATFLYAVIDLIREEFMARNDAGSWSSYVRDHLLDRIFGFEIMMAPYAVAHFKLALELAAYDLDLPEEQRQRWAYDFQSDDRIQIYLTNTLEVLPEEPPSLIGPMKFVTKEAKAADAVKQEKPIMVVLGNPPYSVSSANKGEHIEDLMDRYKEAVRGERNIQPLSDDYIKFIRFAHDRIERSGYGIVAMITNNSFLSGLIHRGMRKELSNSFNEIFIVNLHGNSLLGEINPKGGIDENVFDIRQGVSVILMIKKEDEQISKTKINYADLWGRREYKYRNLLTMSLENVKWESLKIDSPYFFFTPKDFTFIDEYDMYRKLENIFNTYSSGMNTLHDNFVINFERDKLVSMIDDATNKTIQNGLFRKKYNINDSRDWKLEDQRRIIQNSTKAVYKKAITQCVYRPFDFRWIILHDDFVGYPRWETTYQFLFPNSLGLITSKQSNGTVSCLCSKKVLGQHKIVDPYNRSYIFPLYQYPENSRNTLFDLNNLSQWTGDPSNNNRIPNLNPDFISELSRRMGINFDSTLSGLFYEINDKFGPEDVLAYIYSIFHSPSYRERYMEFLKIDFPRIPITSDVDLFRTLVYLGRELINLHLMESPKLADPAIRYPVPGDNVVAARGGYPKYTSQEGDSEGRVYINREQYFESIPQEVWEFEIGGYQVLHKWLKDRRGRALDYEDQLHYKKVVVALSETIRIMGEIDEAIPGWPLE is encoded by the coding sequence ATGACTCACCCAATCACCACATACTTAAATTCAATTCAAGATAGTTATGATACAAGAACTGCAACAGAGCATACCTATCGGTCGGCATTAGAAGATCTGATAGAAGCGTTGGGTGATGATATCCGGGCAATCAATGAACCTGCGCATGTCCAATGCGGTGCCCCAGATCTGGCAATTTGGCGCGGTGATTTCATAATTGGTCATATAGAAGCGAAGGATGTTGATATTCCCTTGGACCGGGAGGAGAGGACGGAGCAACTTCAGCGGTATCGTCAGGCTTTGGAAAACCTGATCCTCACAAACTATCTTGAATTTCGCTGGTATGTGAAAGGTGAAATTCGACAAACCGTTCAAATTGCGCGTTTGGATTCCCGTGGAAATTTGCAGTTTGAGACTGGTAGCAGAGAGGCATTATCCAACCTGCTCACAGATTTTTTATTACACCAACCTCAGTCCATTAGCAGCCCACGGGAACTGGCTGAACGGATGGCCAGATTGACGCACTTGATCCGGGATGCAATTGTCTCTGCTTTTGATAGCGGAACCGCATCCGACACCCTTACCGGATGGCGGCAGGCATTTGCCAGTGTCCTGATTCCCGACCTGGACCAGCCTGAACACCTTGGACAGTTTGCGGATATGTTTGCCCAAACCTTGTCATATGGGCTCTTCACGGCGCGCATCATGCATCAGACCGGGGATTTCAACAGGCATACAGCCCAGGGATATATTCCCAAGACCAATCCATTTTTGCGTGATTTCTTTAGATATATCACCGGACCAGACCTTCCCCAAGAGCCTTATGGGGGTTATGTGGAGGACCTGATCCAGCTATTAGCGCTTTCAGATATGCATGCTATTCTGGCTGATTTTGGACGGGGCAACCGGCAAGACGACCCGATGATGCACTTTTATGAAACCTTTTTGGCGGCGTATGACCCTCAATTACGAGAGAAACGCGGTGTATATTACACACCAATGCCCGTCGTCTCCTTCATTGTGCGTTCAGTGGATGAGCTTTTGAAGACTCGATTTGATTTGCCGCGCGGTCTGGCGGATATCACCCGGCTGCCCGATGGCACGCCCAAGGTTTTGGTTCTGGACCCGGCTGTTGGAACCGCCACATTCCTCTATGCTGTGATTGACCTGATCCGGGAAGAGTTCATGGCGCGCAATGATGCGGGGTCCTGGTCATCTTACGTGCGAGACCATTTGCTGGACCGGATCTTTGGGTTTGAAATCATGATGGCGCCTTATGCCGTGGCACATTTTAAATTGGCTTTGGAATTGGCGGCTTATGATTTGGATTTGCCGGAAGAACAACGCCAACGCTGGGCATATGATTTTCAGAGTGATGACCGAATCCAGATCTATTTGACCAATACTTTGGAGGTGCTGCCTGAGGAACCGCCCAGTTTGATCGGTCCGATGAAATTTGTTACTAAGGAAGCTAAGGCAGCAGATGCGGTTAAACAGGAAAAACCCATTATGGTGGTATTGGGGAATCCACCCTATTCGGTGAGTTCTGCCAATAAAGGCGAACATATTGAGGACCTAATGGATAGGTATAAAGAGGCTGTTAGGGGTGAAAGAAACATACAACCCCTTTCTGATGATTATATAAAGTTCATTCGCTTTGCTCATGATCGAATTGAGCGAAGCGGTTATGGCATTGTTGCGATGATCACCAATAATTCGTTTTTGTCTGGCTTGATTCATCGAGGAATGCGAAAAGAATTATCTAATTCTTTTAATGAGATTTTTATTGTGAACTTACATGGAAATTCACTTTTAGGAGAGATCAATCCAAAAGGTGGAATCGATGAAAATGTATTTGATATTAGGCAAGGTGTGTCAGTAATATTGATGATAAAGAAAGAGGATGAACAAATCAGCAAAACCAAAATTAATTATGCTGATTTATGGGGAAGACGAGAATATAAATATCGAAATTTATTAACAATGTCCCTTGAAAATGTAAAGTGGGAGAGTCTTAAAATTGATTCACCATATTTCTTTTTCACACCGAAAGACTTTACATTTATTGATGAATATGACATGTATAGAAAACTAGAAAACATTTTTAATACTTATTCAAGTGGTATGAATACTTTACATGATAATTTTGTTATAAATTTCGAAAGAGATAAACTTGTTTCAATGATTGATGATGCTACTAATAAGACTATTCAAAATGGTTTATTTAGGAAAAAATATAACATCAATGATTCAAGGGATTGGAAATTAGAAGATCAAAGACGAATTATCCAAAATTCTACTAAGGCTGTATATAAAAAAGCCATAACGCAATGTGTCTATCGACCATTTGATTTCAGGTGGATTATATTACATGATGATTTTGTTGGATATCCAAGATGGGAAACCACTTACCAATTCTTGTTTCCTAACTCGCTTGGATTAATTACTTCAAAACAATCAAATGGGACAGTATCTTGTTTATGCAGTAAGAAGGTTCTAGGCCAACATAAAATTGTTGATCCTTATAATCGGTCTTACATTTTCCCATTGTACCAATATCCAGAAAATTCTCGTAATACACTATTTGATCTTAATAATCTTTCTCAATGGACAGGAGATCCTTCTAACAATAATCGAATACCTAATTTAAATCCTGATTTTATATCAGAATTATCCCGAAGAATGGGCATAAATTTTGATTCAACACTTTCAGGATTATTCTACGAAATAAACGATAAGTTTGGTCCCGAAGATGTCCTTGCTTATATATACTCAATCTTTCACAGTCCGTCCTATCGTGAACGTTACATGGAATTTCTCAAAATTGACTTCCCTCGCATACCAATAACCTCAGATGTTGACCTCTTTAGGACTTTGGTCTATCTGGGCCGGGAACTGATAAACCTGCATTTGATGGAATCCCCCAAATTGGCTGATCCTGCTATTCGATACCCTGTACCAGGCGATAATGTTGTCGCCGCTCGGGGCGGGTATCCCAAGTACACCTCGCAAGAGGGCGATTCCGAAGGCAGGGTTTACATCAACCGGGAACAATATTTTGAATCCATCCCTCAGGAGGTCTGGGAATTTGAGATTGGCGGTTATCAGGTTCTACACAAGTGGCTGAAGGATCGCCGCGGGCGAGCGTTGGATTATGAGGACCAGCTTCATTATAAAAAAGTCGTGGTTGCGCTTTCTGAGACCATTCGGATCATGGGTGAGATTGATGAGGCTATCCCGGGTTGGCCTCTGGAATAA
- a CDS encoding serine/threonine-protein phosphatase, with the protein MIETENAHLRFAAESHPGMTGKQNEDRYGVTAFEDAGEAQERSVLAVLCDGIGGHRAGEVAAEMGVRLITDTVTAGDGSQPVETLSEAIIHASQAIYQASKADNGRAGMGATCACAWVIGNRLYTANLGDSRIYLLRKRHFFQLTTDHTWIQEAMDAGIIDAESGNGHPNAHIIRRYLGSKTPPEPDFRLWFFEGEDDEAARANQGLQLQPKDLILLCSDGLTDLVDDNAIREILMHKKLDKVPDILIGMANEQGGHDNITVVLLEAPKKKFKPKRPRKRKWMVGCIIILAVVSFLLASTVVGFRWWKDRQETTLTPTITEQVTEETVTELPGEPMALPTQTATVADEDQSTSGEETSQPTITPWPTDTQAVP; encoded by the coding sequence ATGATTGAAACTGAGAATGCGCACCTCCGCTTTGCAGCGGAAAGCCATCCCGGGATGACCGGGAAACAAAATGAGGACCGTTATGGCGTGACCGCCTTTGAAGATGCGGGGGAAGCACAGGAGCGGTCCGTGCTGGCTGTGCTGTGTGATGGGATAGGGGGGCACCGGGCCGGGGAAGTGGCCGCAGAGATGGGTGTTCGGTTGATTACGGACACCGTGACCGCCGGTGATGGCAGCCAACCAGTAGAAACGCTCTCCGAAGCGATCATTCATGCCAGTCAGGCAATTTATCAGGCCAGCAAGGCGGATAATGGCCGGGCTGGGATGGGGGCGACCTGCGCATGTGCCTGGGTGATTGGGAACAGGCTTTATACAGCAAACCTTGGCGATTCCCGAATTTATTTATTACGAAAGCGACACTTCTTTCAACTTACCACCGACCACACCTGGATCCAGGAGGCGATGGACGCCGGAATAATTGATGCCGAGAGCGGCAACGGCCACCCTAATGCCCACATCATCCGCCGATATTTAGGCTCGAAGACACCCCCGGAACCGGATTTCAGGTTATGGTTCTTTGAAGGAGAGGACGATGAGGCAGCCCGCGCCAATCAGGGGTTGCAGCTTCAGCCAAAGGACCTGATCCTGCTCTGCAGCGACGGGCTCACGGACCTGGTGGATGATAATGCGATCCGGGAAATCTTGATGCATAAAAAGCTGGACAAGGTGCCGGATATTTTGATTGGCATGGCGAATGAACAAGGCGGGCATGATAATATCACGGTCGTTCTGCTGGAGGCCCCAAAAAAGAAATTCAAACCGAAGCGGCCCCGTAAACGGAAATGGATGGTGGGCTGCATAATTATTTTGGCCGTAGTTAGCTTTTTACTCGCCAGCACTGTGGTTGGCTTCCGCTGGTGGAAAGACAGACAAGAGACAACACTTACGCCGACCATCACTGAGCAGGTTACAGAGGAGACCGTGACAGAGCTGCCTGGCGAACCGATGGCTTTGCCAACTCAGACGGCCACGGTTGCTGATGAGGACCAGTCTACAAGCGGGGAAGAGACTTCGCAGCCGACGATTACGCCCTGGCCAACCGATACTCAGGCAGTACCTTAG